A DNA window from Tachysurus fulvidraco isolate hzauxx_2018 chromosome 4, HZAU_PFXX_2.0, whole genome shotgun sequence contains the following coding sequences:
- the prdm8 gene encoding PR domain zinc finger protein 8 produces MEQSLVPRALWTNDSKFLHHHVPDFFTSVQVTQDIPAGVSFGPCVLHNTIYDTIAFIALKSFDRGGKAYVFRVDPDALKSSPLVVPWLRLVQAAMDAEEQNTEAYLKAGQLYFRTIRDISQGEELLVWYDEELSHLLGFSDIKTRALTDGYSCGKCGLAFKHENPFLAHCRFLCTQVKVDIVRGESEQKHAETRRQRSVTDFHNIARDLEHKKSGSSEDRKRRNDEALSPKCRKPVLLEKKNMANHNNMTHVNKDFPHDHDFTEPTIKVSSSPTSKSKSAKSSAFVESKKTKSDQPSKAGDITRENPSVSTLQLDREAALGLQSDSSAFLLWGAHADQKSAFCKPSRLSIPEDQQHQRPIGVSDDVTEQAALGYRHMLSSHLFQGDLPSTQTVSPAIMSAPVSLHYAPDVWCRNISGPLQPTSSLRLLPPTLSSMAVTVQNWCAKCNLSFRMTSDLVFHMRSHHKKEFAAEAQSRRRREEKLTCPICHEYFRERHHLSRHMTSHN; encoded by the exons ATGGAACAGAGTTTAGTGCCGCGTGCTTTATGGACCAACGACAGCAAATTTCTCCACCATCATGTCCCTGATTTCTTCACCAGTGTCCAGGTTACACAGGACATACCAGCAGGAGTGTCTTTCGGTCCTTGTGTGCTTCATAATACTATTTATGACACAATAGCGTTCATCGCACTCAAGTCGTTTGACAGAGGAGGGAAAGCCTACGTGTTCAGA GTAGATCCGGATGCATTGAAGAGTTCTCCGTTAGTGGTTCCTTGGCTAAGGTTGGTGCAGGCTGCCATGGACGCAGAAGAGCAGAACACTGAGGCCTATCTGAAAGCCGGCCAGCTGTATTTCCGCACTATTCGAGATATTAGCCAAGGGGAGGAACTGCTCGTCTGGTACGACGAGGAGCTGTCTCATCTTTTGGGCTTTAGCGACATTAAAACCAGGGCCCTGACAGATG gtTACTCGTGTGGGAAGTGCGGACTGGCGTTTAAACACGAAAACCCTTTTTTAGCTCACTGTCGCTTTTTGTGCACGCAAGTTAAAGTGGACATCGTGCGAGGAGAAAGCGAACAGAAACACGCTGAAACACGGCGACAACGCAGTGTCACTGACTTCCACAACATCGCAAGGGACTTGGAACATAAAAAGTCGGGCTCGTCAGAGGATCGAAAAAGAAGGAACGACGAAGCTTTGAGTCCGAAATGCAGAAAACCTGTTTTGCTGGAGAAAAAGAACATGGCCAATCATAACAATATGACACACGTCAACAAGGACTTTCCGCATGACCATGATTTTACGGAACCGACCATAAAAGTCTCCAGTTCTCCAACTTCTAAATCAAAAAGCGCCAAAAGCAGTGCGTTTGTCGAGTCCAAGAAAACGAAATCGGATCAGCCATCCAAGGCAGGGGATATAACACGAGAAAACCCATCCGTATCGACTTTACAGTTGGACAGAGAGGCTGCTTTGGGCCTTCAGTCCGACTCTAGCGCCTTTTTGCTTTGGGGTGCGCATGCGGATCAAAAGAGCGCTTTCTGCAAACCCAGCAGGCTCAGCATCCCTGAGGACCAGCAGCATCAGAGACCTATCGGCGTTTCGGATGATGTTACAGAACAGGCAGCTTTGGGATACAGACATATGTTGTCGTCTCACTTGTTTCAAGGCGACCTACCCAGCACACAAACTGTCTCGCCGGCTATCATGAGCGCTCCTGTTTCCTTGCATTACGCACCGGATGTGTGGTGCAGGAACATCAGTGGCCCTTTACAGCCCACCTCTTCTCTCAGACTTCTTCCTCCTACTCTCAGTTCTATGGCCGTGACGGTGCAGAACTGGTGCGCTAAGTGCAACCTCTCATTCCGGATGACTTCGGACTTAGTGTTTCACATGCGCTCGCACCACAAGAAAGAGTTCGCCGCCGAGGCTCAGAGTCGgaggagacgagaggagaaaCTCACCTGCCCAATCTGTCATGAATACTTCCGCGAACGTCATCATCTCTCGCGTCACATGACTTCACATAACTGA
- the gdf10a gene encoding growth/differentiation factor 10, translating into MAFKCTVLAHLLLFSTICVLAQEVSGFVLDVPPDEVSDSTETDRVSQHMFKLYEKYNREQNWPKNTNTVRSFKAKPESLEQRVLYHLNLTLLQDSETVLTSTLHFSFDKRPRQRSWFCKRYRSPSCRIQNHHYMPSFHLLFRGHSSDSPLGSLLGNITFYPNSRGIWQTKDMSQIIKEARLREQAIITLEFDYGKKYLGYQERLSAFKTPYVLVYANDQAISEPNSVAMSLQRYDPFPADDKTTPSSNTSPDMRVKRDLYFHDPIQNNELPEVEYNSFKEHDKWESTYLSLKPKTSKKEQRKKDQGHVDGLNKLQVLSFDEKTMKKARRRQWREPRVCSRRYLKVDFADIGWSEWILSPKSFDAYYCTGTCEFPIHKVVGPSNHATIQSIVKTVGIIPGIPEPCCVPEKMNPLSVLFLDEAKNIVLKNYPDMSVETCSCR; encoded by the exons atggcTTTTAAATGCACCGTTTTGGCACACCTGCTGCTCTTTTCGACCATATGTGTTCTTGCCCAAGAAGTGTCAGGCTTTGTGTTGGATGTGCCACCTGATGAAGTCAGTGACAGCACGGAAACAGACAGAGTATCACAGCATATGTTCAAACTCTACGAGAAATACAACAGAGAGCAGAACTGgccaaaaaatacaaatactgtGAGAAGTTTTAAAGCCAAGCCTG AAAGCTTGGAACAACGTGTTTTGTATCACCTAAATCTAACATTGCTTCAAGATTCTGAGACCGTTCTCACATCCACACTTCATTTCTCTTTTGACAAACGGCCACGTCAGAGGTCCTGGTTCTGCAAGCGCTACCGCAGTCCTTCCTGTCGTATCCAGAACCATCACTACATGCCATCATTTCATCTTTTATTCCGAGGTCATTCCTCTGATTCACCTTTGGGCTCATTGCTTGGGAACATCACTTTTTACCCAAATAGTAGAGGGATATGGCAAACAAAAGACATGTCTCAAATCATAAAGGAAGCAAGACTCAGGGAGCAAGCTATAATAACTCTGGAGTTTGATTATGGCAAAAAATACCTCGGGTATCAGGAGCGCTTGTCAGCCTTCAAAACGCCATACGTTCTAGTGTATGCCAATGACCAAGCAATTTCAGAGCCTAACAGTGTGGCCATGAGCTTACAGAGGTATGACCCATTTCCCGCAGATGACAAGACCACACCATCTTCAAACACTTCACCTGATATGCGGGTTAAAAGGGACTTGTATTTTCATGACCCCATCCAGAACAATGAGCTACCTGAGGTGGAGTATAACAGCTTCAAGGAGCATGATAAGTGGGAAAGCACTTATCTATCACTGAAGCCAAAGACATCTAAAAAAGAGCAGAGGAAGAAAGACCAAGGGCATGTTGATGGACTGAACAAGTTACAGGTTCTCAGCTTTGATGAGAAAACCATGAAGAAAGCACGGAGGAGACAGTGGAGAGAGCCTCGTGTCTGTTCCAGAAGGTACCTGAAGGTGGATTTTGCAGATATTGGCTGGAGTGAATGGATCTTGTCCCCTAAATCCTTTGACGCCTACTACTGCACAGGAACATGTGAATTTCCCATACATAAG GTTGTTGGCCCATCCAACCATGCAACCATTCAAAGTATAGTGAAGACAGTTGGTATCATTCCAGGCATCCCGGAGCCCTGCTGTGTACCTGAGAAAATGAACCCTCTCAGCGTCCTCTTCCTGGACGAAGCCAAAAACATTGTATTAAAGAACTACCCCGACATGTCAGTGGAGACATGCTCCTGCCGATAG